The Flavobacterium piscisymbiosum genome includes a region encoding these proteins:
- a CDS encoding T9SS type A sorting domain-containing protein: MKKILKLSLVCAVLFSGMSTYAIDGNEDFNLHVLKNNGKLITFALNQVKKANLSIYDKEGTLIYSESASGKDGILRTFSLEEFPAGTYFLEVEDNVKKVRHEITITDDATVLSKKAISSVYKAGFSAKNSSVAVR; this comes from the coding sequence ATGAAAAAGATTTTAAAATTAAGTTTAGTATGTGCGGTACTTTTTTCAGGAATGAGTACTTATGCAATTGACGGGAATGAAGATTTTAATCTTCACGTATTAAAGAATAATGGAAAACTAATTACGTTTGCTCTTAATCAGGTAAAAAAAGCCAATTTATCGATTTATGATAAAGAGGGTACTTTAATTTATTCTGAAAGCGCTTCAGGTAAAGATGGAATTTTGAGAACTTTTAGCTTAGAAGAGTTTCCTGCCGGAACTTACTTCTTAGAAGTTGAAGATAATGTAAAAAAAGTGAGACACGAAATTACTATAACTGATGATGCAACTGTATTATCAAAAAAAGCAATTTCATCGGTTTACAAAGCAGGTTTTTCTGCTAAAAATTCAAGCGTAGCAGTACGCTAA
- a CDS encoding secretion protein → MKKILKLSLVIAVLFTGMSTYAIDGNDNGAADFNLHVLKANGKLITFALNQVKKASISIYDKNNTLIYSENAFGKDGILRTFSLEELPEGTYFLQVEDSVKKVRHEITITDDTSVLSSKAVSSAYKANTIAQNSSVATR, encoded by the coding sequence ATGAAAAAGATATTAAAATTAAGTTTAGTGATCGCAGTACTTTTTACTGGAATGAGTACTTATGCAATTGATGGTAATGATAATGGAGCAGCTGATTTTAACCTTCATGTATTAAAGGCTAATGGAAAGCTAATTACGTTTGCTTTAAACCAGGTTAAAAAAGCAAGTATTAGTATTTATGATAAAAACAATACTTTAATCTATTCTGAAAATGCTTTTGGGAAAGATGGTATTTTAAGAACTTTTAGTTTAGAAGAACTTCCAGAGGGAACTTACTTCTTACAAGTTGAAGACAGCGTTAAAAAAGTAAGACACGAAATTACAATTACTGATGATACATCTGTATTATCTTCAAAAGCAGTTTCGTCAGCATATAAAGCAAATACAATTGCTCAAAATTCAAGCGTAGCAACACGCTAA
- a CDS encoding AraC family transcriptional regulator — MKTIAPALEVISNSYGSSFTYTKHAEKTNSKAHLWHYHPEIELVYINGGAGKRQIGSHVSYYTNGSLILIGANLPHCGFTNEQTGNINETVIHIKPEFLGNDFFVAPEMKKVQNLFSQAKAGIAFGGETKKRIGKKIEMMEHQLPFERLLTLLSVLDELDSSEEYTVLNADGFSLELQTQDNDRINVVFNYVKDHFQESIAIDEVSSLVSMTTPSFCRYFKKISNKTFTEFVNEYRLVHASKLLAEKPISINEVCYESGFNNFSHFSKSFKQYTGKSASQYRHEHKIIIS, encoded by the coding sequence ATGAAGACAATTGCCCCAGCTCTTGAAGTGATATCAAACTCATACGGAAGTTCTTTTACCTACACAAAGCACGCCGAAAAGACCAATAGTAAAGCTCATTTATGGCATTATCATCCAGAAATCGAGTTGGTTTATATAAATGGTGGAGCGGGGAAAAGACAAATAGGAAGCCATGTTTCTTATTATACAAATGGTAGTTTGATACTTATAGGTGCTAATTTGCCACATTGTGGTTTTACAAATGAACAAACGGGAAATATTAATGAAACCGTTATTCATATCAAACCTGAGTTTTTAGGGAATGATTTTTTTGTTGCTCCCGAAATGAAAAAGGTACAGAATCTTTTTAGTCAGGCAAAAGCCGGAATTGCTTTTGGCGGAGAAACTAAAAAAAGAATCGGTAAGAAAATCGAGATGATGGAACACCAGCTTCCGTTTGAACGTTTATTGACGCTTTTGAGTGTTTTAGACGAATTAGATTCTTCTGAAGAATATACTGTGCTGAATGCCGACGGATTTTCGTTGGAATTGCAAACGCAGGATAATGATCGTATTAATGTTGTTTTTAACTACGTGAAAGATCATTTTCAGGAATCTATTGCAATAGACGAAGTTTCGAGCTTGGTAAGTATGACAACACCTTCGTTTTGCCGTTATTTTAAGAAGATTTCGAACAAAACATTTACGGAGTTTGTAAACGAATATCGTTTGGTACACGCATCAAAATTATTGGCCGAAAAACCAATAAGCATAAACGAAGTATGTTACGAAAGCGGCTTTAATAATTTCAGTCATTTTAGTAAATCCTTCAAACAATACACCGGTAAAAGCGCTTCGCAATACCGTCACGAACACAAAATAATTATTAGCTAA
- a CDS encoding helix-turn-helix domain-containing protein — protein sequence MSTLTKPNHIGRKISRIRELRDMKQEALAQALGISQQTISAIENSETIEEERLVEVAKALGVTVEAIKNFSEELAINYFNTFNDSDNNFNHYNTCTFNPLDKLMEAVEENKKLYERLLKAEQDKIEYLEQLLKGK from the coding sequence ATGAGCACACTTACAAAACCAAATCATATAGGGCGTAAAATAAGCCGTATTCGTGAACTTCGTGATATGAAACAGGAAGCTTTGGCCCAAGCTTTAGGGATAAGCCAGCAAACAATATCTGCTATTGAAAACAGCGAAACCATCGAAGAAGAAAGACTTGTTGAAGTGGCAAAAGCATTGGGTGTGACGGTTGAAGCCATTAAGAATTTTTCGGAAGAATTGGCAATTAATTATTTTAATACTTTTAATGATTCAGATAATAATTTTAATCATTATAATACATGTACTTTCAATCCATTAGACAAATTAATGGAAGCGGTAGAAGAAAATAAAAAACTGTACGAACGTTTGCTCAAAGCAGAACAAGATAAAATCGAATATTTAGAACAATTACTTAAAGGGAAATAA
- a CDS encoding secretion protein has translation MTNFTKMGLVVAAFLTTIFTYAIDGKGDYILNIKTGNGKVISFTLNNVEKSVFSIYDENHNLVYTGSSATDKLEISKTLSLEAFPAGTYTLEVNENGKVAKHDIAVSAKKSKTIKLDESVNESPGFRR, from the coding sequence ATGACAAATTTTACCAAAATGGGCTTAGTTGTTGCCGCATTTTTAACAACAATCTTTACTTACGCAATTGATGGAAAAGGGGATTATATTTTGAATATAAAAACCGGAAACGGAAAAGTAATTAGCTTTACTTTGAACAACGTTGAGAAATCAGTTTTTTCTATCTACGACGAAAACCATAATTTAGTGTACACAGGATCATCTGCTACAGATAAATTAGAGATTTCGAAAACTTTAAGTTTAGAGGCATTTCCTGCCGGAACTTATACTTTAGAAGTAAACGAAAATGGTAAAGTTGCGAAACACGATATTGCTGTTTCTGCTAAAAAATCAAAAACTATTAAGCTTGACGAATCAGTAAACGAAAGTCCTGGTTTCCGTCGTTAA
- a CDS encoding flagellar motor protein MotB — translation MSMQQKLAILISLTAFSFRVAAQTEEFYTTDKISDKYAYVDVIKTYENVAAKGYKSVDLFQKLGNSSYTHCYFEKAAVWYGELFAMTSDLDPIYYYRYAESLRSLSQNEKADALIEKLKSKSNAMVKRKI, via the coding sequence ATGTCTATGCAACAAAAACTAGCTATTTTAATATCATTGACTGCTTTTTCATTTCGGGTTGCTGCCCAGACTGAAGAATTTTACACTACTGATAAAATTAGCGACAAATATGCTTATGTCGACGTAATTAAAACTTATGAAAATGTTGCCGCAAAAGGATACAAATCTGTAGACCTGTTTCAAAAGTTAGGAAACTCCTCTTATACGCATTGCTATTTTGAGAAAGCAGCAGTATGGTACGGCGAACTATTTGCTATGACTTCAGATTTAGATCCTATTTATTACTATCGCTACGCAGAATCTTTGCGATCTCTTTCTCAAAATGAAAAAGCGGATGCATTGATAGAAAAACTAAAAAGCAAATCTAATGCAATGGTAAAGCGTAAAATATAG